A window of Halobellus sp. LT62 contains these coding sequences:
- a CDS encoding cyclodeaminase/cyclohydrolase family protein, translated as MIDDAPIGAFLDDVASERVTPAGGTVVAVSGAMGAALCEMACIHTIAARSTEDDPDSDEPEIDDFEAIRADLAGQRRRLLALAEQDATLVDELFGGGSSGSPSGSASVSADRLSKRAAGIPLATAEASLAVLEAAAVVGNHGRIGVAADAKAGAYLADAALRASLATVRTNIEALEDTSYAAKLEERGAQIAATAADVRRDVLSEPFDGMDD; from the coding sequence ATGATCGACGACGCTCCGATCGGCGCGTTCCTCGACGACGTCGCCTCCGAGCGGGTGACGCCGGCCGGCGGCACCGTGGTCGCCGTCTCCGGTGCAATGGGCGCGGCGCTCTGTGAGATGGCCTGTATCCATACGATCGCCGCGCGGAGTACCGAGGACGACCCCGATTCCGACGAACCCGAAATCGACGACTTCGAGGCGATCCGCGCCGATCTCGCCGGCCAGCGTCGGCGGCTGCTCGCGCTCGCCGAACAGGACGCGACGCTCGTCGACGAGTTGTTCGGCGGCGGTTCCAGCGGCTCACCGAGCGGTTCCGCGAGCGTTTCCGCCGATCGGCTCTCGAAACGCGCCGCGGGGATCCCGCTGGCAACCGCGGAGGCCTCCTTGGCGGTTCTCGAAGCCGCTGCAGTCGTGGGAAACCACGGCCGAATCGGTGTCGCAGCCGACGCGAAGGCGGGCGCGTACCTCGCCGACGCCGCGCTTCGGGCGTCGCTGGCGACGGTCCGGACGAACATCGAGGCGCTGGAAGACACCTCCTACGCGGCGAAACTCGAAGAGCGGGGCGCACAGATCGCTGCGACCGCGGCGGACGTCCGGCGCGACGTACTGTCGGAACCCTTTGACGGGATGGACGACTGA
- a CDS encoding redox-regulated ATPase YchF translates to MSYKIGLVGKPSVGKSSFFNAATMNDVPEGAYPFTTIDPSVGEAYVRVECAAPEFDETCTPSVGFCDDGTRFVPVKLVDVAGLIPGAHEGKGLGNQFLTDLNEADVLVHVVDFSGETDIEGEPTEGHDPRDDIDFLENELDMWYLDILEKGLERYRSGYHGEEANIEEDLAEQMSAFKTNKDEIKQILLATDAGLDPDEWDEETKERVAREIRKRTKPILIAANKMDTPAAQENYESVTTDPDYEHLAFVPTSAHAEKALKQADEAGVVDYQPGASEFEIVGDPSEEQAAGLEQIREYVAGFDGTGVQDVLESALFDVMGAIAVFPGSANGRADSQGVFRDCFVLPEESTTEDFAYHLHSDIGDGLLHGIDCRSNRQVGSDHELGHRDVVEIVTTN, encoded by the coding sequence ATGAGTTACAAGATCGGACTCGTCGGCAAGCCCTCCGTCGGCAAGTCCTCTTTCTTCAACGCGGCGACGATGAACGACGTGCCCGAGGGCGCGTACCCGTTCACGACCATCGATCCCTCCGTCGGCGAGGCGTACGTCCGCGTCGAGTGCGCAGCGCCGGAGTTCGACGAGACGTGCACGCCGTCGGTCGGCTTCTGCGACGACGGGACCCGGTTCGTCCCGGTGAAACTCGTCGACGTCGCGGGGCTCATCCCCGGCGCGCACGAGGGCAAGGGCCTCGGCAATCAGTTCCTCACCGACCTCAACGAGGCCGACGTGCTCGTCCACGTCGTCGACTTCTCCGGCGAGACCGACATCGAAGGCGAGCCGACGGAGGGCCACGACCCACGCGACGACATCGACTTCCTCGAGAACGAGCTCGATATGTGGTATCTCGATATCTTAGAGAAGGGTCTCGAACGGTACCGCTCGGGTTACCACGGCGAGGAGGCGAACATCGAAGAGGACCTCGCCGAACAGATGTCCGCGTTCAAGACGAACAAAGATGAGATCAAGCAGATTCTGCTCGCCACCGACGCGGGCCTCGACCCCGACGAGTGGGACGAAGAGACGAAAGAGCGCGTCGCCCGCGAGATCCGAAAGCGGACCAAGCCGATCCTGATCGCGGCGAACAAGATGGACACGCCCGCGGCCCAAGAGAACTACGAGTCGGTGACGACTGACCCCGACTACGAACACCTCGCGTTCGTCCCCACGAGCGCGCACGCGGAGAAAGCGCTCAAGCAGGCGGACGAGGCGGGCGTCGTCGACTATCAACCCGGCGCGTCCGAGTTCGAGATCGTCGGCGACCCCTCCGAGGAGCAGGCCGCGGGGCTCGAACAGATCCGCGAGTACGTCGCGGGGTTCGACGGCACAGGTGTCCAAGACGTGCTCGAATCCGCCCTCTTCGACGTGATGGGCGCGATCGCGGTCTTCCCGGGCAGCGCGAACGGTCGCGCCGACTCCCAAGGCGTCTTTCGCGACTGCTTCGTCCTCCCGGAGGAGTCGACGACCGAGGACTTCGCCTACCACCTTCATTCCGATATCGGCGACGGGCTCCTCCACGGGATCGACTGCCGCTCGAACCGACAGGTCGGGTCCGATCACGAACTCGGCCACCGCGACGTCGTCGAGATCGTCACGACCAACTAG
- a CDS encoding ABC transporter permease, whose translation MPYETSQRIETLPAPVQGIVKTILDWFPLGIVVVLWELVSGTVVAESILPPPTTVSSLLVELVVTGEVFSHLFISLFRIGVGLGLSILIGVLLGIGMARSDPVEDFFDIFLSMTYPIPKTALVPLAILWLGVGTETAILIVFLACLLPIVLNAYNAANDVNQSLVWAAQMMGTDERSMLYKVVFPATIPEIMTGVRQAVPIAFVALVSAELIASNRGMGYLILTSGQIGNYPRMFANIVIISAVAFVAVRGFEEVRNRVLVWT comes from the coding sequence GTGCCATACGAGACGTCGCAACGCATCGAGACGCTCCCCGCCCCCGTGCAGGGCATCGTCAAGACGATTTTAGATTGGTTCCCGCTCGGGATCGTCGTCGTACTGTGGGAGCTCGTCAGCGGCACTGTCGTCGCCGAGTCGATTCTCCCCCCGCCGACGACCGTTTCGAGTCTCCTCGTCGAGCTCGTCGTCACCGGTGAGGTGTTCTCGCATCTGTTCATCTCGCTGTTTCGGATCGGGGTGGGACTCGGACTGAGTATCCTCATCGGCGTACTCCTCGGTATCGGGATGGCCCGCTCGGATCCAGTCGAGGATTTCTTCGATATCTTCCTGTCGATGACGTACCCGATTCCGAAGACCGCGCTCGTCCCGCTCGCGATCCTGTGGTTGGGTGTCGGCACGGAGACGGCGATCCTGATCGTCTTCCTCGCGTGTCTGCTGCCGATCGTTCTGAACGCGTACAACGCCGCCAACGACGTCAACCAGAGCCTCGTCTGGGCGGCACAAATGATGGGCACCGACGAGCGCTCGATGCTGTATAAAGTCGTGTTTCCGGCGACGATCCCCGAAATTATGACTGGGGTTCGACAGGCCGTTCCGATCGCGTTCGTCGCGCTCGTGAGCGCCGAACTCATCGCGTCGAACCGAGGAATGGGGTATCTGATCCTTACCTCCGGACAGATCGGCAACTACCCGCGGATGTTCGCGAACATCGTCATCATCTCGGCGGTCGCGTTCGTGGCCGTCCGTGGCTTCGAAGAGGTTCGTAACAGGGTGTTAGTATGGACGTAA
- a CDS encoding ABC transporter ATP-binding protein: MDGRVTISELEKVYGEGAERTKAIEDLSFDVEGGEFVSVVGPSGCGKSTLLYLIAGFLDSTSGTIAVDDDVVNGPGTDRGVVFQDYALFPWRTVFENVTYGLEEDGVPKEERQSIAQKYIDLVDLDGFEDKYPKELSGGMKQRVGIARTLAYEPKILLMDEPFGALDQPLREALQDQLRDIWNDLGKTIVFITHDVEEAVYLSERVLIMTRHPGTKKTVTEVGLDRSGTREDIVTSDEFAQYKNSVWRSLHEETQTEVTL; this comes from the coding sequence ATGGACGGACGAGTGACCATCTCCGAACTGGAGAAAGTGTACGGCGAGGGTGCCGAACGGACGAAGGCCATCGAAGATCTGTCTTTCGACGTCGAGGGCGGCGAGTTCGTCAGCGTCGTCGGTCCGAGCGGCTGCGGGAAGAGTACCCTGTTGTATCTCATCGCGGGCTTTTTGGATTCCACCTCCGGAACGATTGCCGTCGACGACGACGTCGTCAACGGTCCCGGGACGGACCGGGGCGTGGTGTTCCAAGACTACGCGCTGTTCCCGTGGCGAACCGTCTTCGAGAACGTCACCTACGGTCTCGAAGAGGACGGCGTCCCCAAGGAGGAAAGACAGAGCATCGCACAGAAATACATCGACCTCGTCGACCTCGACGGATTCGAGGACAAGTATCCCAAGGAGCTCTCCGGCGGGATGAAACAGCGCGTGGGCATCGCGCGCACGCTCGCGTACGAACCAAAAATCCTCCTGATGGACGAGCCCTTCGGTGCGCTGGATCAGCCGCTGCGCGAGGCGCTGCAGGACCAGCTGCGCGACATCTGGAACGACCTCGGCAAGACGATCGTGTTCATCACCCACGACGTCGAGGAAGCGGTCTATCTCTCCGAGCGGGTCCTGATTATGACGCGGCACCCCGGAACGAAGAAGACGGTCACCGAAGTCGGTCTCGACCGTTCGGGGACGCGAGAAGACATCGTCACCTCCGATGAGTTCGCCCAGTACAAAAACTCCGTCTGGCGGTCCCTCCACGAGGAAACGCAAACTGAGGTGACATTGTAG
- a CDS encoding response regulator, whose protein sequence is MDESIRVLYVESDPQFRELTADSLTNANDAIDVRSRAHPDDAVPAIRDRDVDCVITDYEFDGATGLDLLDVAREESPNLPVILFTGTGSEEVASRAISAGITDYFQKTGRQKQYALLANRVENAVESSRRERERRRNQRQFEAIFEDPKLLVGLLETDGTVRDVNRTATKYVPASREDVVGEPFWETPWWTDELREEVKGWVEAAASGQYVGYETTHPNPGGREITVEGNFRPVTDGEGDVTAIVVSARDVTERRARERELKRQYERLDDFASFVSHDFQSPISTARGRLELARETGADEHVERAVDAVERIDRLRTDLAETLRSGEIVSDPTDVATEDVLADAWVAVDPPAAASVSVRESPELRADRDGLQRLLENFVRNSIEHGPADVEILVGSLDNGFYYEDSGPGIGPEHRDRVFSPGFSTKREENGTGMGLAGVRQIVLAHRWTLDIEDAQTLSGVRFEIHTE, encoded by the coding sequence ATGGATGAATCGATCCGGGTTCTGTACGTCGAATCGGATCCGCAGTTTCGGGAGCTGACGGCCGATTCTCTAACGAACGCCAACGACGCTATCGACGTCCGCTCCCGGGCCCACCCGGACGACGCCGTCCCCGCGATTCGGGACCGCGACGTCGACTGCGTGATCACGGATTACGAATTCGACGGTGCGACCGGTTTGGACCTCCTCGATGTCGCTCGCGAGGAGTCGCCGAATCTCCCGGTCATTCTGTTTACCGGCACCGGCTCCGAGGAGGTTGCCAGCCGCGCGATCTCGGCGGGCATCACCGACTACTTCCAGAAGACGGGGAGACAGAAGCAGTACGCACTGCTCGCGAACCGCGTCGAGAACGCCGTCGAATCGAGCCGACGGGAACGCGAACGCCGCCGGAACCAGCGTCAGTTCGAGGCGATCTTCGAGGATCCGAAGCTGCTCGTGGGCCTGCTCGAAACAGACGGGACGGTCAGAGACGTCAACCGGACGGCGACCAAGTACGTCCCGGCGAGTCGCGAGGACGTCGTCGGCGAGCCGTTCTGGGAGACGCCGTGGTGGACGGACGAACTCCGAGAGGAGGTCAAAGGGTGGGTCGAGGCGGCCGCCTCGGGTCAGTACGTCGGTTACGAGACGACGCATCCGAACCCCGGTGGAAGAGAGATCACCGTCGAGGGGAACTTCCGGCCTGTCACCGACGGCGAAGGCGATGTGACGGCGATCGTGGTGTCGGCCCGAGACGTCACCGAGCGTCGCGCCCGAGAGCGAGAGCTAAAACGGCAGTACGAGCGCCTCGACGACTTCGCGAGCTTCGTCTCACACGACTTTCAGAGCCCGATTTCGACTGCCCGCGGTCGGTTGGAACTGGCCCGCGAGACGGGCGCGGACGAACACGTCGAACGCGCGGTCGACGCCGTCGAGCGCATCGATCGGCTCAGGACGGATCTCGCAGAGACGCTGCGCAGCGGCGAGATCGTCTCCGATCCGACCGACGTCGCCACCGAGGACGTGTTAGCTGACGCGTGGGTGGCCGTGGACCCACCGGCGGCGGCCTCCGTCTCCGTGCGGGAGTCGCCGGAGCTGCGCGCGGACCGCGACGGGCTCCAGCGGCTCTTAGAGAACTTCGTTCGGAACTCGATCGAGCACGGGCCCGCCGACGTTGAGATACTCGTCGGCTCCCTCGACAACGGGTTCTATTACGAGGATTCCGGCCCGGGTATCGGTCCGGAGCATCGAGACCGCGTGTTCTCGCCCGGGTTCTCGACGAAGCGAGAGGAGAACGGGACAGGGATGGGACTGGCGGGAGTGCGTCAGATCGTCCTCGCGCACAGGTGGACGCTCGATATCGAAGACGCACAGACGCTCAGCGGCGTTCGCTTTGAGATTCACACGGAGTGA
- a CDS encoding universal stress protein produces the protein MLESILLATGGGKASERATDHALDLAAHHDATLHVLYVVDSDVYDAYSGDEYVDGHEGPEHGLEEVGEEAVSAVVRRADARGVDVEGHLTHGQPPEEIVECARETDVDIVILGTRRRPDEYRSLLGSTTDRVLRLAEMPVTVVKTPVDR, from the coding sequence ATGCTCGAGAGCATCCTACTCGCGACCGGCGGCGGGAAGGCGTCCGAACGCGCGACCGACCACGCGCTCGATCTCGCCGCCCACCACGACGCCACGTTGCACGTCCTGTACGTCGTCGACAGCGACGTCTACGACGCCTACAGCGGCGACGAGTACGTCGACGGCCACGAGGGCCCAGAGCACGGGCTCGAAGAGGTGGGCGAAGAGGCGGTCTCCGCCGTCGTCCGGCGAGCGGACGCACGCGGCGTCGACGTCGAAGGGCATCTCACGCACGGACAACCACCGGAAGAAATCGTCGAATGCGCCCGCGAGACCGATGTCGATATCGTGATTCTCGGGACGCGACGCCGCCCCGACGAGTACCGGAGCCTGCTCGGCAGCACGACCGACCGAGTGCTCCGGCTGGCGGAGATGCCGGTTACGGTCGTGAAAACGCCGGTCGACCGCTGA